A window of the Roseovarius sp. S88 genome harbors these coding sequences:
- a CDS encoding phosphatidylglycerophosphatase A family protein, protein MRWSHLIATAFCVGHLRPASGTWGSFAALPGGWLLHVLGGPVLLVAATLLAFALGWWATALETKGKEDHDPSEIVIDEVVGQWIAILPLSIGATHAGAAITALWPGWIAAFILFRFFDITKLGPIGWADRRNDALGVMLDDVIAGVFAAIGVLALAWATHGGAS, encoded by the coding sequence ATGAGGTGGAGCCATCTGATTGCGACGGCTTTTTGCGTCGGGCATCTGCGCCCGGCCTCGGGCACCTGGGGGTCTTTTGCGGCTTTACCTGGCGGTTGGCTTCTTCATGTTCTGGGTGGGCCGGTGCTGTTGGTGGCGGCAACCCTTCTTGCATTTGCTTTAGGATGGTGGGCCACCGCATTGGAAACAAAAGGAAAAGAGGATCACGACCCGTCCGAGATCGTGATTGACGAAGTGGTCGGGCAATGGATTGCTATACTGCCCTTGTCCATCGGCGCGACACATGCAGGTGCTGCGATCACAGCACTTTGGCCGGGCTGGATCGCCGCATTCATTCTCTTCCGGTTTTTTGACATCACCAAGCTTGGCCCCATTGGCTGGGCTGACCGTCGCAACGACGCGCTTGGGGTGATGCTGGATGATGTGATTGCCGGGGTGTTCGCGGCCATTGGTGTGCTCGCCCTGGCGTGGGCGACGCATGGAGGGGCGTCATGA
- a CDS encoding type II toxin-antitoxin system RatA family toxin: MPSHAETRHLSYSAEQMYTLVADVESYPKFLPWTAAARVRKVTPQEDGTDVMEADLVISFKVFRERFGSRVALNKAQHHIATEYLDGPFQHMLSNWAFRDLDEGGCEVKFDVDFAFRNKLLQSAAELFFFEAMKRIVRAFEARADELYGNG; the protein is encoded by the coding sequence ATGCCATCCCACGCCGAGACCCGCCATTTGTCCTACAGCGCTGAGCAAATGTATACGCTTGTGGCTGATGTCGAGTCCTATCCAAAGTTTCTACCGTGGACGGCCGCGGCTCGGGTGCGAAAAGTCACGCCGCAGGAGGATGGCACCGACGTGATGGAAGCCGATCTGGTGATCAGCTTTAAGGTGTTCCGCGAGCGATTTGGAAGCCGAGTGGCGCTGAACAAAGCACAGCACCATATTGCCACCGAATACCTCGATGGGCCGTTTCAGCATATGCTGTCGAACTGGGCCTTCAGGGATCTGGACGAAGGTGGCTGCGAGGTCAAATTCGATGTGGATTTCGCCTTTCGCAACAAGCTTTTGCAGTCCGCCGCAGAGCTCTTTTTCTTTGAGGCGATGAAGCGGATCGTCCGGGCTTTTGAGGCGCGCGCGGATGAACTCTATGGCAATGGCTGA
- a CDS encoding two-component system sensor histidine kinase NtrB has protein sequence MTEVDSRIWAALPVPALILDETDRIVDINPAAEGFLMTSSKAIKGQPVWDRLAVDAPIEEALERARAKNAPLFVNDVDVGTGDRAPLQCNLQIAPLASDTSEMILLISPRELAGRVTQSQSVKSAAKSAIGMAEMLAHEIKNPLAGITGAAQLLSMNLSQEDLELTDLIVSEARRIVALLEQVEQFGNVSAPQLGPVNLHDVLDRARRSALVGFAANMTILEDYDPSLPMAQGDSDQLLQVIQNLLKNATEAAGQAGGTITLHSYYEQSLRVRRGGGSGKSLPLQIEVIDDGPGLPPDICNDLFEPFVSGRENGTGLGLALAAKIISDHDGWISVSSVPGRTVFRISLPRAEPQTEDT, from the coding sequence ATGACCGAGGTTGATAGTCGTATCTGGGCCGCTTTGCCGGTGCCTGCGCTCATCCTTGATGAGACAGACCGCATCGTCGATATCAACCCAGCCGCCGAGGGGTTTCTGATGACCTCGTCGAAGGCCATCAAGGGCCAGCCCGTGTGGGACAGGTTGGCCGTGGACGCCCCCATCGAGGAGGCGCTGGAACGCGCAAGAGCCAAGAATGCACCGCTCTTTGTCAATGATGTTGATGTCGGCACGGGGGATCGCGCGCCGCTTCAATGCAATCTGCAAATCGCACCTCTGGCGTCGGATACGAGCGAGATGATCCTGCTGATTTCGCCCCGTGAGCTGGCAGGCCGGGTAACGCAGAGCCAATCGGTCAAATCCGCTGCCAAATCCGCCATCGGCATGGCCGAAATGCTTGCGCATGAAATCAAGAACCCGCTGGCTGGCATCACCGGTGCGGCGCAGCTTTTGTCGATGAACCTCAGCCAGGAAGATCTGGAACTGACCGACCTCATCGTCAGCGAAGCCCGCCGCATCGTGGCGCTGCTGGAGCAGGTGGAACAATTCGGTAATGTCAGCGCGCCGCAGCTTGGACCAGTTAATCTGCATGATGTGCTGGACCGCGCGCGCCGCTCTGCTCTGGTGGGTTTTGCCGCCAACATGACCATTCTGGAAGATTACGACCCCTCGTTGCCCATGGCGCAGGGGGATTCCGATCAATTGTTGCAGGTGATCCAGAACCTTCTCAAGAACGCCACGGAAGCGGCGGGTCAGGCGGGCGGCACCATCACCTTGCACAGCTACTATGAACAGTCCCTGCGCGTCCGGCGTGGCGGGGGCAGTGGAAAGTCTCTGCCGCTGCAGATTGAGGTGATCGACGATGGACCCGGCCTTCCGCCGGACATCTGCAACGATCTCTTTGAACCCTTCGTATCGGGCCGTGAAAATGGCACCGGGCTTGGCCTCGCGTTGGCGGCCAAGATCATTTCCGATCACGACGGGTGGATCTCAGTCAGCTCGGTGCCCGGGCGCACTGTATTTCGCATTTCTCTGCCACGAGCAGAACCCCAAACGGAGGATACCTGA
- a CDS encoding ammonium transporter → MNGADTAWIIVATALVLFMTLPGLALFYGGLVRARNVLSVFMQCYAIACLMSIVWFIAGYSIAFGDGNAYWGGLGKMFLSGVTADTLSGTLPEVLFFAFQMTFAIITPALIVGAYVERIGFGFVLLFSALWLLICYAPVAHWIWGGGMLSDGGIFGETGVKDFAGGIVVHETAGLAALVLAVVLGPRKNRTTPPHNPGMVMVGAAMLWVGWFGFNGGSQLAADGGAAMALTVTHISAAAASLTWVLWERIKFGKSSLVGMVTGTIAGLASITPASGFVGPVEALIIGGVAGILCQEAVTLIREKLNIDDTLDVFAVHGVGGIFGTIMIAGFGAGSWAAQLGSLAIVGLFTIVVTFVLIKVVGLVTPLRVDEETETNGLDLSVHGERAYDLTS, encoded by the coding sequence ATGAACGGAGCGGACACAGCGTGGATCATCGTGGCCACGGCCCTTGTGCTCTTTATGACATTGCCCGGGCTGGCGCTGTTTTACGGTGGGCTGGTGCGGGCGCGCAATGTGCTGAGCGTGTTTATGCAATGCTATGCGATTGCCTGTTTGATGAGCATCGTCTGGTTCATCGCCGGGTATTCCATCGCCTTTGGCGACGGCAATGCCTATTGGGGTGGCTTGGGTAAGATGTTTCTCAGCGGCGTGACCGCTGACACGCTATCGGGCACCTTGCCCGAGGTGCTGTTCTTTGCTTTTCAGATGACCTTCGCCATCATTACGCCTGCGCTGATCGTTGGTGCGTATGTTGAACGGATCGGCTTTGGTTTTGTCCTGCTCTTCTCGGCCTTGTGGCTCCTGATCTGCTACGCCCCTGTCGCGCATTGGATCTGGGGTGGCGGGATGCTCTCGGATGGCGGCATCTTTGGCGAGACCGGTGTCAAGGATTTCGCAGGTGGCATTGTCGTGCATGAAACCGCTGGTTTGGCCGCTCTGGTGCTGGCGGTGGTGCTCGGACCACGCAAGAACCGCACAACCCCGCCGCACAATCCCGGCATGGTTATGGTCGGCGCGGCAATGCTTTGGGTTGGCTGGTTCGGCTTTAATGGCGGAAGCCAGCTGGCGGCCGACGGTGGCGCGGCTATGGCCCTGACAGTCACACATATCTCGGCGGCAGCGGCGTCTCTCACATGGGTGTTGTGGGAGCGCATCAAGTTTGGCAAATCCTCCCTCGTGGGCATGGTCACAGGCACCATTGCCGGTCTGGCGTCCATCACACCCGCCTCGGGCTTTGTTGGCCCTGTGGAGGCCCTGATCATTGGTGGTGTCGCAGGTATCCTGTGTCAGGAAGCCGTGACCCTCATTCGGGAAAAGCTGAACATCGACGACACGCTGGATGTGTTTGCCGTGCACGGCGTGGGTGGTATCTTTGGCACGATCATGATTGCAGGTTTCGGTGCAGGCTCCTGGGCGGCACAGCTAGGTAGCCTGGCGATTGTGGGGCTGTTCACCATTGTGGTGACATTCGTGCTGATCAAGGTTGTGGGTTTGGTCACGCCGCTGCGGGTGGATGAAGAGACCGAAACCAATGGCCTGGACCTCTCAGTCCACGGCGAGCGCGCCTATGATCTGACAAGCTAG
- a CDS encoding bifunctional 2-C-methyl-D-erythritol 4-phosphate cytidylyltransferase/2-C-methyl-D-erythritol 2,4-cyclodiphosphate synthase yields MTIAAIIVAAGRGARAGGDSPKQWQILAGRRVIDWTLDAFAKVDEISRIQMVLHPKDMDQVESSAKLNLVAGGKTRAGSVLNGLESLVDSDVKHVLIHDAARCCITPELIRSVIAALDNPDGAGAALALPVTDALWQGDADLVDGARSREGLYRAQTPQAFPFEPILAAHRAADTGAADDVEVARAAGINVRIVPGAETNLKITTPDDFARAEQILRGPTVQTPLDIRTGTGFDVHRFGPGDHVMLCGVDIPHDRGLQGHSDADVALHTVTDALYGALAEGDIGRHFPPSDPQWKGAESHIFLRHAVDLAAEKGFRITNVDLTLICEQPKIGPQAPAMITRLAEIMELDVGRVSVKATTSERLGFTGREEGIAAQAVVTVMSP; encoded by the coding sequence ATGACGATTGCAGCGATCATTGTTGCCGCTGGGCGCGGCGCGCGAGCTGGTGGGGACAGCCCCAAACAATGGCAGATTCTGGCAGGCCGCCGGGTGATTGACTGGACGTTGGACGCTTTCGCGAAAGTGGACGAGATATCGCGCATTCAGATGGTGCTGCATCCCAAGGACATGGATCAGGTTGAAAGCAGCGCAAAACTCAATCTGGTTGCCGGGGGCAAAACGCGCGCCGGGTCGGTTCTGAATGGCCTGGAAAGCCTTGTGGATAGCGACGTGAAACACGTGCTTATCCATGATGCCGCGCGATGTTGCATCACGCCTGAATTGATCCGGTCGGTCATCGCTGCGCTGGACAATCCCGATGGCGCCGGAGCCGCCCTCGCCCTGCCGGTCACGGACGCGCTTTGGCAGGGGGACGCAGACCTTGTCGACGGGGCCAGGTCGCGCGAAGGTCTCTATCGCGCGCAGACACCCCAAGCCTTTCCTTTTGAGCCAATCCTTGCGGCCCATCGCGCCGCAGATACCGGAGCCGCCGATGACGTCGAAGTGGCACGCGCGGCAGGCATCAATGTCAGGATCGTGCCCGGCGCGGAAACCAACCTGAAGATCACGACACCAGATGATTTCGCCCGCGCGGAACAAATTTTGCGAGGACCAACCGTGCAAACGCCCTTGGATATCCGAACCGGCACCGGCTTTGACGTACATCGCTTTGGTCCCGGTGATCACGTGATGCTCTGCGGCGTCGATATCCCGCATGATCGCGGGTTGCAGGGGCATTCCGATGCAGATGTGGCACTGCATACGGTGACAGATGCGCTCTACGGCGCTCTGGCCGAAGGCGATATCGGGCGGCATTTTCCGCCCTCTGATCCGCAATGGAAAGGCGCTGAAAGCCATATTTTCCTGCGTCATGCGGTCGATCTGGCAGCGGAAAAAGGCTTTCGCATCACCAATGTCGATCTGACGCTGATTTGCGAGCAGCCCAAAATTGGCCCCCAAGCCCCAGCCATGATCACGCGGCTTGCCGAAATCATGGAACTTGATGTAGGCCGAGTGTCAGTCAAGGCCACGACCTCTGAACGGCTTGGCTTCACCGGGCGCGAAGAAGGCATTGCCGCACAGGCCGTTGTCACCGTGATGTCGCCATGA
- the dusB gene encoding tRNA dihydrouridine synthase DusB, translating into MLRLNDTTLTPPVLLAPLAGITDLPFRNLVSSFGAGLVVSEMIASQEMVQAKPGVREKAELGFDRANTAVQLAGRDPYWISEAARLVQDNGAQIIDINMGCPAKKVTSASGAGACGSALLKDLDLALSLIEAVVAAVEVPVTLKTRLGWDDALLNAAQLAQRAEAAGIQMITIHGRTRCQFYKGAANWAAIRVVKDAVNIPVVANGDIVGSATARTALEQSGADGVMIGRGAQGRPWLLAQIAADLFGTQAPNIPKGAAFIDLVRSHYEDMLAFYGTTLGVRVARKHLGWYMDYAGTSQAVRRQILTSRAPEEVIALLPEALSADRMVAA; encoded by the coding sequence ATGCTGCGTCTCAATGATACAACTCTGACTCCGCCTGTTTTGCTGGCTCCGCTGGCCGGGATCACTGATCTGCCATTTCGCAATCTGGTGTCGTCCTTTGGTGCCGGACTGGTGGTCAGTGAAATGATCGCAAGTCAAGAGATGGTGCAGGCCAAACCGGGCGTGCGGGAAAAGGCGGAGCTTGGGTTTGACCGGGCCAACACCGCCGTGCAGCTGGCCGGGCGCGATCCGTATTGGATTTCCGAGGCGGCCAGGCTGGTGCAGGACAACGGCGCGCAGATCATCGACATCAACATGGGGTGTCCTGCTAAAAAAGTGACAAGCGCCAGCGGCGCGGGGGCTTGCGGGTCGGCGTTGCTGAAAGACCTTGATCTGGCGCTGTCGCTCATCGAGGCCGTTGTTGCGGCGGTGGAGGTGCCTGTGACGCTCAAAACCAGGCTGGGCTGGGATGATGCGCTTCTCAACGCAGCTCAGCTTGCCCAACGCGCAGAAGCGGCAGGTATTCAGATGATCACCATTCATGGCCGCACCCGATGTCAGTTCTACAAAGGCGCGGCAAACTGGGCGGCTATTCGGGTGGTGAAAGACGCCGTGAACATCCCGGTTGTGGCCAATGGCGATATTGTCGGCAGTGCAACCGCGCGTACGGCCCTTGAGCAGTCCGGCGCGGATGGCGTGATGATTGGCCGTGGCGCGCAAGGGCGCCCCTGGCTTTTGGCGCAGATCGCGGCAGATCTTTTTGGCACACAAGCCCCAAACATCCCCAAGGGTGCAGCGTTCATTGATCTTGTCCGGTCCCATTACGAAGACATGCTGGCGTTTTATGGCACGACACTGGGCGTGCGCGTCGCGCGCAAACATCTTGGGTGGTACATGGACTATGCGGGCACCAGCCAAGCGGTGCGCCGCCAAATCCTGACCAGCCGTGCGCCGGAAGAGGTGATCGCCCTGTTGCCCGAGGCGCTGTCTGCTGATCGAATGGTGGCGGCATGA
- a CDS encoding CinA family protein, whose amino-acid sequence MSLAEQVLDAARAQGIMIATAESCTGGMVAAALTDIAGSSDVLERGFVTYSNQAKIDMLGVSLGTLEAHGAVSEPVAIEMSEGAVKNAAADLAVSITGIAGPGGSEHKPEGRVCFAVAMSGRATHVETVEFGAQGRAKVRAAARDHALRLLYQALS is encoded by the coding sequence ATGAGTCTGGCCGAACAGGTGCTCGACGCAGCACGCGCGCAAGGCATCATGATCGCCACCGCGGAATCCTGCACCGGCGGCATGGTTGCGGCGGCGCTGACAGATATAGCTGGATCGTCAGATGTGCTTGAACGTGGCTTTGTAACTTATTCAAACCAAGCGAAAATTGATATGTTGGGCGTTTCGCTCGGCACGTTAGAAGCGCATGGTGCCGTGTCAGAGCCCGTGGCTATCGAAATGTCCGAAGGCGCAGTAAAAAACGCGGCTGCGGACCTGGCTGTGTCCATCACCGGCATTGCGGGGCCCGGCGGCTCTGAGCACAAACCAGAAGGCCGCGTGTGCTTTGCCGTTGCGATGTCTGGCCGGGCGACACATGTCGAAACAGTCGAGTTCGGTGCGCAGGGCCGTGCCAAAGTACGTGCGGCAGCGCGAGACCACGCTCTGAGGCTGCTGTACCAGGCGCTGTCCTAA
- a CDS encoding response regulator, which produces MDGTVLVADDDRTIRTVLTQALTRAGCRVHATSSLTTLMRWVDEGKGDAVITDVMMPDGNGLEMLPKIAQDRPGLPVIVISAQNTIMTAIQAEEAAAFDYLPKPFDLPDLMKRTARALEANGTRVRGDGPGDDRPDDLPLVGRTAAMQGLYRVVARLMNTELPVLITGESGTGKTLIARAIHDFSDRRTLPFVTVMPSDLADLEGPSRVMARAKGGTIVLDGVGDLDMDAQARVVRMMDAPGDHLPRFMATSLGRLADRLEAGALREDLYYRLSGAVVEVPSLRARVDDIPLLAMHFLTRAERDGQPARKLSEDAMELMRAYSWPGNVRQLENAVQRLGLTARADEISRSEVETVLGNQPEAAPIMGRGAGDNLSESIGRHLRRYFDLHGNVLPPPGLYGRILREMEMPLIEIALDATGGNQAKCADLLGINRNTLRKKITDLDIHVTRRRKLM; this is translated from the coding sequence ATGGATGGCACTGTCCTGGTCGCAGATGATGACCGCACGATCCGCACCGTCTTGACCCAAGCCCTCACACGCGCGGGATGCCGCGTGCATGCCACGTCGTCGCTGACCACGCTGATGCGATGGGTGGATGAAGGCAAGGGCGATGCGGTGATCACCGACGTGATGATGCCGGACGGCAATGGGCTTGAGATGCTGCCGAAGATCGCACAGGACCGTCCGGGCCTGCCGGTGATTGTAATCTCGGCGCAAAACACCATCATGACCGCCATTCAGGCCGAAGAGGCGGCGGCGTTTGATTATCTGCCCAAACCTTTCGATTTGCCGGACCTGATGAAGCGCACGGCACGGGCGCTGGAGGCCAATGGAACCCGCGTGCGCGGCGATGGGCCGGGGGATGACCGGCCCGATGACTTGCCTCTGGTGGGCCGTACAGCGGCGATGCAGGGGCTCTACCGGGTTGTGGCTCGGTTGATGAACACGGAGCTTCCGGTGTTGATTACAGGGGAATCCGGTACGGGCAAGACACTTATTGCTCGGGCGATCCATGACTTCTCGGATCGGCGCACCTTGCCCTTTGTGACCGTCATGCCCTCTGATCTGGCCGATCTGGAAGGGCCCAGCCGGGTGATGGCCCGCGCCAAGGGCGGCACAATTGTGCTGGATGGTGTGGGTGATCTGGACATGGATGCCCAGGCGCGTGTTGTGCGCATGATGGACGCGCCGGGGGATCATCTGCCACGATTCATGGCCACGAGTTTGGGGCGCCTTGCGGATCGTCTTGAGGCCGGTGCGCTGCGGGAAGATCTGTATTACCGCCTGAGCGGTGCTGTGGTCGAGGTGCCCAGCCTGCGCGCCCGTGTGGATGACATACCGCTTCTGGCGATGCATTTCCTGACGCGTGCTGAACGTGATGGCCAACCGGCGCGGAAACTCTCGGAAGACGCGATGGAACTGATGCGCGCCTATAGCTGGCCGGGCAATGTGCGGCAGTTGGAGAATGCGGTGCAGCGTCTCGGGCTGACGGCTCGCGCGGATGAGATCAGCCGCAGTGAGGTGGAAACCGTGCTCGGCAACCAGCCCGAGGCCGCTCCGATCATGGGGCGTGGGGCAGGGGATAACCTGTCGGAATCCATTGGGCGTCACTTGCGGCGGTACTTCGACCTGCACGGCAATGTGCTTCCGCCACCCGGTCTCTACGGGCGAATCTTGCGCGAAATGGAAATGCCGCTGATTGAAATTGCCCTCGATGCGACGGGTGGAAATCAGGCCAAATGCGCCGATCTGCTTGGCATTAACCGCAATACATTGCGTAAGAAAATCACCGATCTCGATATTCACGTGACACGCCGCCGCAAGTTGATGTAA
- a CDS encoding MmgE/PrpD family protein — protein MNSMAMAELSETLSDFAISTRFDDDALEIMRLSMLDWAAVAIAGQNEPVAQILRDQAQEEGGAPEAGLVGTALRVPARMAAMVNGTISHALDYDDTHFAHIGHPSVAVVPAALATAERVGASGDDVQQAALVGVEASIRVGVWLGRGHYQTGFHQTATAGAFGATLGAGRLLGLDAAQMRSALGLVATRTSGLKSQFGTMGKPFNAGLAASNGVEAAVLTAKGFVSNPSALEAAQGFGPTHHGAGDLTALNGLGQEWLFPTVQHKFHACCHGLHATLEALAECDAPPDAIAKVQISTHPRWMTVCNIAQPTTGLKAKFSYAQVVAMRLLGYDTARLDSFTDALTQDPAVIAMRQKVEVVEDNALSEMQARVDVTLRTGDVVTLSHDLDTPVPLEARTNRIKTKATSLLGASRAEALWDLIDTKAPPRDFAAALVDPA, from the coding sequence ATGAACTCTATGGCAATGGCTGAGCTGTCTGAAACCCTGTCGGACTTTGCGATCAGCACGCGTTTTGATGATGACGCTTTGGAGATTATGCGGCTTTCAATGCTTGATTGGGCCGCAGTGGCCATCGCCGGGCAGAACGAACCGGTGGCGCAAATCCTGCGTGATCAAGCACAGGAGGAGGGCGGTGCACCAGAGGCGGGACTGGTTGGTACGGCGCTTCGCGTACCTGCGCGCATGGCGGCGATGGTGAACGGCACGATCAGTCACGCGCTGGATTATGACGATACGCATTTTGCCCATATCGGGCATCCTTCGGTGGCTGTGGTTCCGGCGGCTTTGGCCACTGCAGAGCGTGTTGGTGCCAGCGGGGACGATGTGCAGCAAGCCGCACTGGTCGGTGTTGAAGCCTCGATCCGAGTGGGTGTTTGGCTGGGGCGAGGTCACTACCAGACGGGTTTTCACCAGACTGCAACGGCAGGGGCCTTTGGGGCAACCCTGGGTGCCGGTCGGTTGCTGGGGCTGGATGCAGCTCAGATGCGGTCTGCGCTTGGCCTTGTGGCCACGCGTACTTCTGGTCTGAAGTCGCAATTCGGGACGATGGGCAAGCCCTTCAACGCAGGTCTGGCCGCGTCCAACGGCGTCGAAGCCGCAGTTTTGACGGCAAAGGGCTTTGTCTCCAACCCTTCCGCGCTGGAAGCGGCTCAAGGCTTTGGTCCAACGCATCACGGGGCAGGGGACCTGACCGCGCTCAATGGGCTGGGACAAGAGTGGCTCTTTCCCACAGTCCAGCACAAGTTTCATGCCTGCTGCCATGGATTGCACGCCACGCTGGAAGCTTTGGCAGAGTGCGATGCGCCGCCCGATGCTATCGCCAAGGTGCAGATCAGCACTCATCCGCGCTGGATGACCGTGTGCAACATCGCTCAGCCAACCACCGGCCTGAAGGCCAAGTTCAGCTATGCGCAGGTCGTTGCGATGCGCCTCTTGGGGTATGACACAGCCCGGCTGGACAGCTTCACCGATGCCTTGACCCAGGATCCGGCTGTCATCGCTATGCGCCAAAAGGTTGAGGTTGTGGAGGACAACGCTCTGTCAGAAATGCAGGCACGTGTTGATGTCACACTGAGAACTGGCGATGTCGTCACACTGTCCCACGACCTCGATACACCTGTGCCGCTTGAAGCGCGCACCAATCGGATCAAGACCAAAGCGACGTCATTGTTGGGGGCGAGCCGTGCCGAAGCACTTTGGGACCTCATCGACACAAAAGCGCCGCCACGAGACTTCGCAGCGGCGCTTGTTGATCCAGCCTGA